The following is a genomic window from Desulfofarcimen acetoxidans DSM 771.
TCGCCCAGGCCCACGATGGCAGTGACGGGTTGCCCGTGCAGCGTCATGGTTTCTACGTCCACTAAATATCCATCAACACCGGCAATGGCAAATGAACGAACAACTACTGCCATTAATTAATGCCCCTTCCTACATTATTTCATTGGTCATTAAGTGTGCTCTTTCTTCTATCTTGACGTGGAGTTTCTACATATTTTTTATACAATGAAGCATCGGAATTCGGAAAATAGGCTAATATTTTCTCCGTTGTAACGAGAGGATCTGTCTCTACCCCCATATAAACAGAATAACTGCTCCACGGATAATCCAAAGGGTGTTCCACTATATGTGCATCAACCGGGTTTAGATGAATATACCGGCTTATTTCCAGTTGATAATTATCAGTTTTAATTAACTCATCCCGAAATCGTCCTTGAAAAAGATGTCCTACAAAATTGTACTTTTTATTAAAAGAGACAGCATACTGCATGTTAATAAGTTTCATGATCTTGCTGATATCCATATCGCTGGTTTCTAAATGAAGATGAACATGGTTACTCATCAAGCAGTAGGAATGAAGAAGAAAACGGTAGGACTTTTTAGCCCATGCTAAAATCAGTAAATATGATTGGTAATCTT
Proteins encoded in this region:
- a CDS encoding transposase, which encodes MPRKPRVWYPGATYHVMCRGNHRHNIFRDEEDYQSYLLILAWAKKSYRFLLHSYCLMSNHVHLHLETSDMDISKIMKLINMQYAVSFNKKYNFVGHLFQGRFRDELIKTDNYQLEISRYIHLNPVDAHIVEHPLDYPWSSYSVYMGVETDPLVTTEKILAYFPNSDASLYKKYVETPRQDRRKSTLNDQ